In a genomic window of Leucoraja erinacea ecotype New England chromosome 8, Leri_hhj_1, whole genome shotgun sequence:
- the prox1a gene encoding prospero homeobox protein 1a, whose amino-acid sequence MPDHDSIALLTRHTKRRRVDIGVKRTVGTTTVLTKAKGKLYSVMNSQSSDQDIECSVVQHTDVDKSNVLRKLLKRANSYEDAMMPFPGATIISQLLKNNATKNGSTELNLQTSGLSSTGSEANQEDACSNSSRESGQECLSPFSRPNMSQFDVDRLCDEHLRAKRARVENIIRGMSHSPNVALRGGENDRDGVQQPVSPRESYRENKRKQKLPQQQQQSFQQLVTARKEQKREERRQLKQQLEDMQKQLRQLQEKFYQIYDSTDSENDEDGNLSEDSLQSETTDTRARARSDHEVSELDPGHFLDRARALIREQEMAAENEKLKRDGRSRKSQGLTTLHAEGKQLAETLKQELNSTMSQVVDSVVKMFSKSSHQLPQVFPPIQIPQARFAMNGENHNFHTTNQRLQCFGDVIISNPLNTFANMHVSNSSDQTEALPLVVRKNSSEPSASTPSMGGHHVSHHQSPLSAAAGFSSPAFRHPLPLPLMAYSFQSSIGNASSAVSGKDRSSPESLDLTRETACLRTKVSSHHMNHRPCSPIHPSSTAEGLSLSLIKSECSDLQDMADISPYSGSASYIQEGLSPNHLKKAKLMFFYTRYPSSNMLKMFFSDVKFNRCITSQLIKWFSNFREFYYIQMEKFARQSINDGTTSTEELTVSRDSELFRALNMHYNKANDFEVPERFLEVAQITLREFFNAIVAGKDVDPSWKKAIYKVICKLDSEVPEVFKSPNCLQELLHE is encoded by the exons ATGCCTGACCATGACAGCATAGCCCTCCTAACCAGACATACTAAGAGACGAAGAGTCGACattggagtgaagagaactgtagGGACAACTACGGTATTAACTAAAGCAAAAGGGAAGCTATATAGTGTCATGAATTCCCAAAGTTCAGATCAGGACATTGAGTGCTCAGTGGTTCAGCATACAGATGTGGACAAATCAAACGTGCTCCGCAAGCTGCTGAAGAGGGCAAACTCTTATGAAGATGCCATGATGCCTTTTCCTGGAGCTACCATAATTTCCCAGCTACTGAAAAACAATGCAACTAAGAACGGAAGCACAGAGCTCAATTTGCAAACCAGTGGTCTCTCCAGCACGGGGTCAGAGGCAAATCAGGAGGATGCTTGCAGCAACTCTTCAAGGGAAAGTGGCCAGGAATGCCTGTCACCATTTAGCAGGCCTAACATGAGTCAGTTCGACGTGGATCGGCTTTGTGATGAACATTTGCGGGCCAAACGTGCACGAGTTGAAAACATAATTCGAGGCATGAGCCATTCGCCGAACGTGGCACTGCGGGGTGGAGAGAACGATCGAGATGGGGTACAGCAGCCTGTGAGTCCCCGAGAAAGTTACAGGGAAAACAAACGCAAGCAGAAGCTcccccagcagcagcaacagagtTTTCAGCAACtggttacagcacggaaagagcaAAAGCGAGAAGAACGGCGGCAATTGAAGCAACAACTGGAAGACATGCAGAAGCAACTGCGCCAGCTCCAGGAAAAGTTCTACCAAATATATGACAGTACGGACTCTGAGAACGATGAGGATGGCAATCTTTCTGAAGATAGCTTGCAGTCTGAAACCACTGATACCAGAGCACGAGCCCGTTCCGACCATGAGGTATCAGAGTTGGATCCAGGACACTTCCTTGATCGTGCTCGAGCTCTTATTAGGGAGCAGGAAATGGCGGCAGAAAATGAGAAACTGAAGAGAGATGGCCGCTCCAGGAAAAGCCAAGGCCTAACCACCTTGCATGCTGAAGGAAAACAGCTAGCTGAGACGCTCAAACAGGAACTCAATTCCACCATGTCACAAGTAGTGGACTCTGTCGTCAAAATGTTCTCTAAATCCTCCCACCAGCTTCCTCAGGTCTTCCCCCCTATCCAGATTCCACAGGCGAGATTTGCCATGAATGGAGAAAACCACAACTTCCACACAACAAATCAACGACTTCAATGCTTTGGCGACGTTATCATTTCGAACCCGTTGAATACTTTTGCCAACATGCACGTGTCTAATTCCTCGGACCAGACGGAAGCACTGCCTCTCGTAGTACGCAAAAACTCCTCCGAGCCATCTGCGTCCACCCCGTCCATGGGAGGCCACCACGTTTCTCATCATCAGTCCCCGCTCTCAGCCGCAGCAGGGTTTTCATCCCCTGCCTTTCGCCATCCGCTGCCTCTTCCTCTCATGGCCTATTCCTTTCAGAGTTCGATAGGCAACGCCTCCAGTGCAGTATCTGGGAAAGACAGGTCATCTCCCGAGTCCTTGGACCTGACCAGGGAAACTGCCTGTCTGCGGACCAAAGTATCATCACACCACATGAACCATCGTCCCTGCTCACCAATCCATCCATCCAGCACAGCGGAAGGTCTCTCGTTATCTCTCATTAAATCTGAGTGTAGTGACTTGCAAGACATGGCGGACATTTCACCATACTCTG GCTCAGCATCATACATACAGGAGGGACTGTCACCCAACCACCTCAAAAAGGCGAAGCTGATGTTCTTCTACACGCGGTACCCCAGTTCAAACATGCTGAAGATGTTCTTCTCTGACGTGAAG TTTAATAGGTGCATCACCTCACAGCTTATCAAGTGGTTCAGCAATTTCCGAGAATTTTACTACATCCAGATGGAGAAGTTTGCTCGTCAGTCTATTAACGATGGGACAACAAGCACGGAGGAGCTGACTGTCTCCCGTGACTCTGAACTCTTCAGAGCCTTAAACATGCACTACAACAAAGCAAATGATTTTGAG